A region from the Crocosphaera sp. UHCC 0190 genome encodes:
- a CDS encoding sugar kinase yields MNGLFVGLTTLDIIYLTDHLPDHNEKIVAIDQTIAAGGPATNAAITFKYFGHQATVLSVIGNHPISQLICAELEDCYINVFDLEPFYQNPPPASSIIVNQGTGERAVISINATKSQAKVGKLSLEILQDIDIILIDGHQMTASQIIAQKAQEKGIPVVIDGGSWKPGFEKVLPYVDYAICSANFYPPNCSNTQEVFDYLKQKSIPYIAITQGEKPIQYWTKKGAGMIDIPPIKAIDTLGAGDIFHGAFCHFILGYNFVDALAKSSHVASVACQSFGTRQWMSVTKKT; encoded by the coding sequence ATGAATGGATTATTTGTCGGTTTAACGACTTTAGATATTATTTATCTTACTGATCATTTGCCTGACCATAATGAAAAAATTGTTGCCATTGATCAAACTATTGCCGCAGGAGGGCCAGCGACAAATGCGGCTATTACCTTCAAATATTTTGGCCATCAAGCAACAGTTTTAAGTGTGATTGGAAATCATCCCATTAGTCAACTGATTTGTGCAGAATTAGAAGATTGTTACATTAATGTTTTTGATCTCGAACCTTTTTATCAAAATCCTCCCCCTGCTTCTTCAATTATTGTTAATCAAGGGACAGGAGAACGGGCAGTGATTTCCATTAATGCTACCAAATCTCAGGCAAAAGTGGGTAAATTATCCTTAGAAATTTTACAAGATATTGACATAATTTTAATTGATGGTCATCAAATGACCGCAAGTCAAATTATTGCCCAAAAAGCCCAAGAAAAAGGTATTCCTGTTGTTATTGATGGAGGAAGTTGGAAACCTGGCTTTGAGAAGGTTTTACCCTATGTTGATTATGCCATTTGTTCGGCTAATTTTTATCCGCCTAATTGTTCTAATACTCAAGAAGTATTTGATTATTTAAAACAAAAATCAATTCCTTATATTGCCATCACCCAAGGAGAAAAACCCATTCAATATTGGACTAAAAAAGGAGCAGGAATGATTGATATTCCACCGATTAAAGCTATTGACACTTTAGGGGCAGGAGATATTTTTCATGGGGCGTTTTGTCATTTTATTTTAGGCTATAATTTTGTTGATGCCCTGGCTAAATCTTCTCATGTTGCCTCGGTTGCTTGTCAATCTTTTGGCACTCGTCAATGGATGTCCGTTACAAAAAAAACCTAA
- a CDS encoding glycoside hydrolase family 15 protein, producing MLIIHNQTLLDFMGFHYSLQDIEGITAFLDRQMTLSFSPLENGLFPAAAVVDKTAYTGYRNVWVRDNIYLAYTHYFCQQTEIAIKTIKTLIQYFQKHQNRFQDIIEGKVNKNEVMKRPHIRFNGETLEEINQEWSHAQNDALGYFLWFTCKLIREKLFIPNPDELEILALFPFYFETISYWEDEDSGHWEEDRKIEASSIGVVVAALTELKLLILETSDQVYFQNKTNIYPLELLDKLIDKGQEVLHTILPYESIQAPPQTRKYDAALLFLIYPLQIIQGEMAEIIVNNVINNLQGDYGIRRYLGDSFWCRDYQEIPEAIRTTISAEREQWFKDNNRELRAGQEAQWCIFDPIISAIFGLKFQQTHQPKYLEKQTYYLNRSLGQLTASDSQFGSLKCPELYYLKQGGYFPGDATPLLWTQANLKVALKMMEKSLGKF from the coding sequence ATGCTGATTATTCATAATCAAACCCTATTAGATTTCATGGGTTTTCACTATTCCTTACAGGATATTGAGGGAATTACGGCCTTTCTAGATCGTCAAATGACCTTGAGTTTTTCTCCTCTAGAAAATGGTTTATTTCCGGCGGCGGCTGTGGTAGATAAAACAGCCTACACTGGTTATAGGAATGTTTGGGTCAGAGATAATATTTATTTAGCTTATACACACTATTTTTGTCAGCAAACAGAGATTGCTATCAAAACAATTAAAACTTTAATTCAATATTTCCAGAAACATCAAAACCGTTTTCAAGATATTATTGAGGGAAAAGTCAATAAAAATGAGGTTATGAAACGTCCCCATATTCGCTTTAATGGGGAAACTTTAGAAGAAATAAACCAAGAATGGAGTCATGCTCAAAATGATGCCTTGGGATATTTTCTTTGGTTTACTTGTAAGTTAATTAGAGAAAAACTTTTTATTCCTAATCCTGATGAACTAGAAATTTTAGCTCTTTTTCCTTTCTATTTTGAGACTATTTCTTATTGGGAAGATGAGGATAGTGGTCATTGGGAAGAAGACCGCAAAATTGAAGCTTCTAGTATTGGGGTAGTGGTGGCAGCTTTAACAGAGCTAAAATTACTGATTTTAGAAACATCTGATCAGGTTTATTTTCAAAACAAAACTAATATTTATCCCTTGGAACTGTTAGATAAATTAATTGATAAAGGTCAAGAAGTTCTCCATACAATATTACCTTATGAATCTATCCAAGCTCCTCCTCAAACAAGAAAATATGATGCTGCTTTATTATTTTTAATTTATCCCTTACAAATCATTCAGGGAGAAATGGCTGAAATAATTGTTAATAATGTCATCAATAATTTACAGGGAGATTATGGGATTAGAAGATATTTAGGAGATTCTTTTTGGTGTCGAGATTATCAAGAAATTCCTGAAGCCATTCGGACTACTATTTCTGCCGAAAGAGAACAATGGTTTAAAGATAATAATCGAGAACTAAGAGCAGGACAAGAAGCACAATGGTGTATTTTCGACCCGATTATTTCTGCTATTTTTGGACTCAAATTTCAACAAACCCATCAACCCAAATATCTCGAAAAACAAACCTACTATTTAAACCGTTCTTTAGGACAATTAACCGCATCGGATAGTCAATTTGGCAGTTTAAAATGTCCTGAATTATATTACTTAAAACAGGGTGGTTATTTTCCAGGAGATGCCACCCCGTTACTCTGGACACAAGCCAATTTAAAAGTAGCTTTAAAAATGATGGAGAAATCTTTGGGAAAGTTTTAG
- the rsmI gene encoding 16S rRNA (cytidine(1402)-2'-O)-methyltransferase, with the protein MNNENLQQGTLYLVGTPIGNLEDITFRAIRILQSVNFIAAEDTRHTAKLLQHFQISTPQISYHHHNRLARQTELLKILQQGDSIALVSDAGMPGISDPGYELICACIAVKIPIIPIPGATAAMTALVASGLPTERFVFEGFLPTKGKERRDRLTNLITETRTLIFYEAPHRILATLTEFAEVFGKNRQISLARELTKRYEEFWRGTLEAAVLFYQDSQHIKGEFTLVLEGCPQSSSLNLTVDQLKEELQQLLEQGMTRSQASRQLAQFTSFSRRQIYDLSLEN; encoded by the coding sequence ATGAACAATGAAAACTTACAGCAAGGAACCCTTTATCTTGTGGGAACTCCTATCGGTAATTTAGAAGATATCACTTTTCGGGCTATCCGAATTTTACAATCAGTCAACTTTATTGCCGCAGAAGATACCCGTCATACTGCTAAATTGTTGCAGCATTTTCAGATTAGCACACCGCAAATCAGCTATCACCATCATAACCGTTTGGCCCGTCAAACAGAACTATTAAAAATACTCCAACAAGGGGATAGTATTGCCTTAGTTAGTGATGCAGGAATGCCAGGTATTTCTGATCCAGGTTATGAGTTAATTTGTGCTTGTATTGCAGTTAAAATACCCATCATTCCTATTCCTGGGGCAACGGCGGCCATGACGGCCTTAGTTGCTTCTGGTTTACCCACTGAACGCTTTGTTTTTGAAGGTTTTCTTCCTACCAAGGGGAAGGAAAGACGCGATCGCTTGACGAATTTAATCACAGAAACTCGCACCCTCATTTTTTATGAAGCTCCTCATCGTATTCTAGCAACTTTAACGGAATTTGCTGAAGTTTTTGGAAAAAATCGTCAGATAAGTTTGGCTAGAGAGTTAACTAAACGTTATGAAGAATTTTGGCGAGGAACTTTAGAAGCTGCTGTTTTATTTTACCAAGATTCTCAACACATAAAAGGAGAGTTTACTTTAGTTTTAGAGGGATGTCCTCAAAGTAGTTCTCTTAATTTGACGGTAGACCAATTAAAAGAGGAATTACAACAATTATTAGAGCAAGGAATGACGCGATCGCAAGCTAGTCGTCAGTTAGCCCAGTTTACCTCTTTTTCTCGTCGTCAAATCTATGATTTATCCTTAGAAAATTAG
- the dusB gene encoding tRNA dihydrouridine synthase DusB — MVSLSYPLKEKLSTPLKIGTVEVKSRVLQSPLSGVTDLVFRRLARRYAPYSMMYTEMVSATEIHHLKQLPKLMEIDPHEQPISIQLFDCRPDFMAEAAQKAVGEGAQTIDINMGCPVNKITKKGGGSSLLRQPDIAQAIVQEVIKAVEVPVTVKTRIGWDDNEINILEFAQKMQDSGASMLTIHGRTRAQGYQGSARWEWIKKVKEILTIPVIANGDIFSVEAAIKCLEMTGADGVMCSRGTLGYPFLVGEIDYFLHTGNILPPPTAIQRLECAKEHLQGLWEYKGKRGIYQGRKHLTWYCKGFPGASELREQGSRIETLEEGHKLLDKGIQFCLSNFSDTTH; from the coding sequence ATGGTATCTTTATCTTATCCCCTAAAAGAGAAATTATCAACCCCTTTAAAAATTGGCACAGTTGAGGTTAAAAGTCGCGTTTTACAATCTCCCTTATCAGGGGTAACAGACTTAGTTTTTCGTCGCTTAGCGAGACGTTATGCTCCCTATTCTATGATGTACACAGAGATGGTGAGTGCCACAGAAATCCATCATTTAAAACAACTACCAAAACTAATGGAGATTGATCCCCATGAGCAACCTATTAGCATTCAATTATTTGATTGTCGTCCTGATTTTATGGCAGAAGCGGCTCAAAAAGCTGTAGGCGAAGGGGCGCAAACTATTGATATTAATATGGGATGCCCTGTTAATAAAATCACTAAAAAAGGTGGTGGATCTTCTTTACTTCGTCAACCAGATATTGCTCAAGCGATTGTTCAAGAAGTGATTAAAGCTGTTGAGGTTCCTGTTACAGTAAAAACGAGAATAGGCTGGGATGATAATGAAATTAATATCCTAGAATTCGCCCAAAAAATGCAAGATTCTGGAGCATCTATGTTAACTATTCATGGGAGAACTCGCGCCCAAGGTTATCAGGGTTCTGCTCGTTGGGAATGGATTAAAAAAGTCAAAGAAATTTTGACCATTCCTGTCATTGCTAATGGAGATATTTTTTCCGTTGAAGCAGCCATTAAATGTTTAGAAATGACAGGTGCTGATGGGGTAATGTGTTCTAGAGGAACCCTCGGTTATCCTTTTTTAGTGGGAGAAATTGACTACTTTTTACACACGGGAAATATTTTACCCCCTCCGACAGCAATTCAACGTTTAGAATGTGCAAAAGAACATCTCCAAGGGTTATGGGAATATAAAGGAAAACGGGGGATTTATCAGGGAAGAAAACATCTTACTTGGTATTGTAAAGGGTTCCCTGGTGCATCAGAATTAAGAGAACAAGGATCTCGGATTGAAACCCTTGAAGAAGGACATAAATTGTTAGATAAAGGGATTCAATTTTGTTTATCTAATTTTAGCGATACTACTCATTGA
- a CDS encoding GGDEF domain-containing protein, with amino-acid sequence MTPCQKRLAEAISKQIAISLANLKLRETLQYQSFRDALTGLFNRRYLEASIVREVHRVSRENQPLGIIMIDVDNFKKFNDTFGHEAGDLVLQTIGTFLKDNIRQSDIACRFGGEELTIILANASLENTKERAEQIRQGVKNLHLKYGDQSLGTITISLGVAVFPNHGETPEDLFHAADIALYQAKSQGRDRVVSA; translated from the coding sequence ATAACCCCTTGTCAAAAACGTTTAGCAGAGGCAATATCTAAGCAAATTGCCATTTCTTTAGCCAATCTAAAACTAAGAGAAACCCTACAATATCAGAGTTTTCGTGATGCTTTAACTGGTCTGTTTAATCGTCGTTATTTAGAGGCATCTATTGTGAGAGAAGTCCATCGTGTCAGTCGAGAAAATCAGCCTCTAGGAATTATTATGATTGATGTGGATAACTTTAAAAAATTTAATGATACTTTTGGCCACGAAGCGGGAGACTTAGTGTTACAAACAATTGGGACTTTTCTTAAGGATAATATCCGTCAATCTGATATTGCTTGCCGTTTTGGGGGAGAAGAATTAACCATTATTTTAGCCAATGCCTCTCTAGAAAATACCAAAGAAAGAGCCGAACAAATCCGTCAAGGGGTTAAAAATTTACACCTTAAATATGGTGATCAATCATTAGGAACAATTACCATTTCTTTAGGAGTTGCTGTATTTCCTAATCATGGAGAAACACCAGAAGACTTATTTCATGCGGCTGATATTGCTTTATATCAAGCGAAAAGTCAGGGACGAGATCGCGTGGTTTCTGCTTAA
- a CDS encoding glucose-1-phosphate adenylyltransferase codes for MKKVLAIILGGGAGSRLYPLTKLRAKPAVPLAGKYRLIDIPVSNCINAEILKIYVLTQFNSASLNRHLTRTYNFSAFSDGFVEVLAAQQTTENPSWFQGTADAVRQYLWLFEDWDVDEYLILSGDHLYRMDYSDFVRRHRETGADITLSVVPIDEKRASSFGLMKIDDHGRVIDFSEKPKGEELKQMQVDTTVLGLNQEQAKESPYIASMGIYVFKKEVLTTLLKNNPEQTDFGKEIIPGSSKDYNLQAYLFKGYWEDIGTIDAFYQANLALNRQPTPAFSFYNEKAPIYTRARYLPPTKVLNCNITESMISEGCIIKDCRIHNSILGIRSRIEADCVIEDTMVMGSDFYESPEERQSLDDQGKIPMGIGKGSIVRRAIIDKNARIGRNVSIVNKENVEESNRENEGFYIRNGIVVVIKNAIIPDGTVI; via the coding sequence GTGAAGAAAGTTCTAGCAATCATACTCGGTGGTGGCGCAGGTTCGCGCTTATATCCCTTAACCAAGTTAAGGGCCAAACCCGCCGTTCCCTTGGCGGGTAAATATCGCCTAATTGATATTCCCGTTAGTAATTGTATTAACGCAGAAATACTCAAAATCTACGTTTTAACTCAGTTTAACTCCGCTTCCCTTAACCGACATCTGACACGCACTTATAATTTCTCAGCCTTTAGTGATGGGTTTGTAGAAGTATTAGCAGCGCAACAGACAACGGAAAACCCCAGTTGGTTTCAAGGAACTGCGGATGCTGTGCGTCAGTATCTCTGGTTGTTTGAAGATTGGGATGTGGATGAATACTTGATCTTGTCTGGCGATCATCTCTATCGTATGGACTATAGTGATTTTGTCCGACGACATCGAGAAACGGGGGCTGATATTACTTTGTCGGTGGTTCCTATTGATGAAAAACGGGCCTCTAGTTTCGGGTTAATGAAAATTGATGATCATGGCAGAGTCATTGATTTTTCAGAAAAACCCAAAGGGGAAGAATTGAAACAAATGCAGGTTGATACGACTGTTTTAGGGTTAAACCAAGAACAAGCTAAGGAAAGTCCTTATATTGCTTCTATGGGTATTTATGTCTTTAAAAAGGAAGTGTTGACTACTCTGCTCAAAAATAACCCTGAACAAACGGATTTTGGCAAGGAGATTATTCCTGGTTCTTCTAAGGACTACAATCTACAGGCCTATTTATTTAAAGGGTACTGGGAAGATATTGGAACCATTGACGCATTTTATCAGGCTAATTTGGCTCTTAATCGTCAGCCAACCCCTGCCTTTAGCTTTTACAATGAAAAAGCTCCCATTTATACCCGTGCGCGTTATTTGCCCCCTACCAAGGTGCTTAACTGCAACATAACTGAATCCATGATTAGTGAAGGCTGCATTATTAAAGATTGTCGCATTCATAATTCAATTTTAGGGATTCGCAGTCGCATTGAAGCTGATTGTGTCATCGAAGATACGATGGTTATGGGGTCGGATTTTTATGAGTCTCCAGAGGAGAGACAATCTCTCGACGATCAGGGTAAGATTCCCATGGGGATTGGTAAAGGTAGCATCGTCCGACGGGCTATCATCGATAAAAATGCTCGTATTGGTCGCAATGTCTCTATTGTTAATAAGGAAAACGTGGAAGAATCTAATCGTGAAAACGAAGGGTTCTATATTCGTAATGGCATTGTTGTGGTGATCAAAAATGCCATTATTCCTGATGGGACAGTGATTTAA
- a CDS encoding ABC transporter ATP-binding protein, with amino-acid sequence MKQEKNSFLQLFDVSLTEPSGRNKLLDGISLTINSGDRLAIVGPSGSGKTTLLRLINRLQDPSTGSITFESQPLTNIPVIKLRQQIVLVPQEPKLLGMTVQETLAYPLSLQQIPKPEIQQRIEQWRSQLSIPDAWLERNELQLSLGQRQIVSIVRGLVMEPKLLLLDEPTSALDNDRAYQLMEQLVMLSDHTTITIIMVNHQLNMVEKFTDNILRLNQGKLVQ; translated from the coding sequence ATGAAACAGGAAAAAAATTCTTTTTTACAATTATTTGATGTTAGTTTAACTGAACCTTCAGGGAGAAATAAGTTATTAGATGGGATTTCTTTGACGATTAATTCTGGCGATCGCCTGGCCATTGTTGGCCCCTCTGGTTCAGGAAAAACAACTCTATTACGTCTCATTAACCGTTTACAAGATCCTAGCACTGGCTCAATTACATTTGAGTCTCAACCCCTGACAAATATTCCTGTGATTAAACTTCGTCAGCAAATTGTTTTAGTTCCTCAAGAACCTAAATTATTAGGGATGACAGTGCAAGAAACTTTGGCTTATCCTTTAAGTTTACAACAGATCCCTAAACCAGAAATTCAACAAAGAATTGAACAATGGCGATCGCAATTATCTATTCCTGATGCTTGGTTAGAACGAAATGAGTTACAACTCTCTTTAGGACAACGACAAATTGTTAGTATTGTTCGGGGTTTAGTGATGGAACCAAAATTATTATTATTAGATGAACCAACATCTGCATTAGATAATGACCGCGCTTACCAATTAATGGAACAATTAGTGATGTTAAGTGATCATACTACCATTACAATTATTATGGTTAATCATCAATTAAATATGGTAGAAAAGTTTACCGATAATATTTTAAGACTTAATCAAGGGAAACTGGTTCAATGA
- a CDS encoding sucrose-phosphate phosphatase — protein MANFLFVTDLDHTLIGDDIPLSLLNKILNKNRTDYGTKIVYSTGRSLYRYHQLIQEKSILPPDRLITSVGTEIYINPSDHNFDLAWANEVSEGWDREGICAIASHFSDLLLQPQSEQTPFKISYYLSESIADEIIPRLKSDLAHHNLLTQIIYSASYALDILPINGGKGSALQYLRNKWGIAADKTVVCGDSGNDISLFQGEERGIIVGNAKPELLQWYYNHQTPFRYLAKDHYAAGILEGLTHFGFIQ, from the coding sequence ATGGCAAATTTTTTATTTGTTACTGATCTTGACCATACTTTAATCGGTGACGATATTCCCTTGAGTCTTCTTAACAAAATTTTAAATAAGAATCGCACTGATTATGGTACAAAAATTGTCTATTCTACAGGGCGATCGCTGTATCGATATCATCAACTGATTCAGGAAAAATCAATTTTACCACCGGATAGATTAATCACATCTGTGGGGACAGAAATCTATATCAACCCATCTGATCATAACTTTGATTTAGCTTGGGCCAATGAGGTATCAGAAGGATGGGATCGGGAGGGAATTTGTGCTATCGCTAGTCATTTTTCTGATTTATTATTACAACCCCAATCAGAACAAACTCCCTTTAAAATAAGTTATTATTTATCTGAGTCTATTGCTGATGAAATCATTCCCCGTTTAAAATCAGATTTAGCTCATCATAATTTACTAACTCAAATCATTTATAGTGCGAGTTATGCCCTAGATATTTTACCGATCAATGGCGGCAAAGGTTCAGCTTTACAATACTTACGAAATAAATGGGGAATTGCGGCTGATAAAACAGTAGTTTGTGGGGATTCAGGTAACGATATTAGTTTATTTCAAGGAGAAGAAAGGGGGATCATTGTTGGCAATGCTAAACCTGAACTGCTTCAGTGGTATTATAATCATCAAACCCCATTTCGTTATCTCGCTAAAGATCATTATGCAGCAGGAATCTTAGAAGGATTAACCCATTTTGGTTTTATTCAATAA
- a CDS encoding collagen-like protein, with translation MHLLSKIVLSSLFFTSSLVIPFPSFSESCAGAAWGAEIKTFGQNGTNAQNGSSGQAGDNSENLTIFADGSPLTLNLVGENGQPGENGKSGENAQCDNQPVGVKYNLQAPSGGNGGIGGNGGDGGNGGSLTIYATNLSELRQIYVNAAGGKGGQAGQGGDGGDGCNCTEPYWTLETCRGNPGDADYRCTTLEFRCQDGRKGSKGATGVLGREGLPGKLTLINLDKPLEPDKPAATVTMGNLKDKGYLLSKNIWETRNGASGLFAPGSLIEDQYLALVQRLERSFLLIWNAPQPFNKFAEQQVTLKYENDQGITVDPPQDLWIEATTQQRNNITQFIVYNAIPRADATRLESQKLSGKGTDMKLTLIDKADQSNLIATKFKIAYSITRSDPRFRPVSDYSTKYEGEIPEDLVVLDGNKFTINVGKLPIDPNYLRSGLGVEIKLVATRTFAGYTAEQTLTVTDVIGPFQ, from the coding sequence ATGCACCTTCTCAGTAAAATTGTTCTATCTAGTCTCTTCTTCACAAGCTCTCTTGTGATCCCCTTCCCTTCCTTCTCTGAGAGCTGCGCAGGTGCAGCTTGGGGGGCGGAAATTAAAACCTTTGGTCAAAATGGTACTAACGCCCAAAATGGGTCGTCAGGACAAGCTGGAGACAATAGCGAAAATCTGACCATTTTTGCTGATGGTTCTCCTTTAACCCTCAATTTAGTGGGGGAAAATGGTCAACCGGGGGAAAACGGTAAATCAGGGGAAAATGCCCAATGTGACAATCAACCTGTTGGGGTTAAATATAACCTGCAGGCTCCCAGTGGGGGAAATGGCGGTATTGGCGGAAATGGGGGAGATGGGGGCAATGGTGGCTCTTTAACCATCTATGCAACGAATCTTTCTGAACTCCGACAAATTTATGTTAATGCTGCGGGAGGAAAGGGAGGACAAGCGGGCCAAGGGGGAGACGGTGGGGACGGATGTAACTGTACAGAACCCTATTGGACCCTAGAAACCTGTAGGGGCAATCCTGGAGACGCTGATTACCGTTGTACAACCCTAGAATTTCGTTGTCAAGATGGGAGAAAAGGCTCGAAGGGTGCGACTGGAGTATTAGGAAGAGAAGGGTTGCCAGGAAAATTAACCTTAATTAATTTAGATAAGCCCCTAGAACCGGATAAACCTGCGGCAACGGTGACGATGGGAAATTTAAAAGATAAGGGATATCTTCTCTCTAAAAATATTTGGGAAACCCGCAACGGAGCATCAGGGTTATTTGCACCAGGTTCCCTAATAGAAGATCAATATTTAGCTTTGGTACAACGATTAGAACGCTCTTTTTTATTAATTTGGAATGCACCCCAACCTTTTAATAAATTTGCTGAGCAACAAGTTACTTTAAAATATGAAAATGATCAGGGAATTACGGTTGATCCCCCTCAAGATCTTTGGATAGAAGCAACGACACAACAGAGGAATAATATTACTCAATTTATCGTTTATAATGCCATTCCCAGAGCAGATGCCACCCGCTTAGAAAGTCAGAAATTATCAGGAAAGGGAACAGATATGAAATTAACTTTAATTGATAAAGCGGATCAATCTAATTTAATTGCGACTAAATTTAAAATTGCCTATAGTATTACTCGTTCTGACCCCCGTTTTCGTCCCGTTTCTGATTATAGTACCAAATATGAGGGAGAAATTCCTGAAGATTTAGTTGTGCTTGATGGCAATAAATTTACTATTAATGTTGGTAAATTACCGATTGATCCTAACTATTTGCGGTCAGGATTAGGGGTAGAAATTAAGCTCGTAGCAACTCGAACTTTTGCTGGTTACACAGCAGAACAAACCCTGACAGTTACAGATGTTATTGGGCCATTTCAATAA
- the ruvA gene encoding Holliday junction branch migration protein RuvA — MISYLKGNPVEIIKNTNQRIVLVLDVNQVGYEIQIPSRMARQLSQDKPKIIQIFTHLQIREDQQILYGFSTASERELFRQLISVSGIGAQLGIALIDTLGLEELVQAIVTGNIRILSQTPGVGRKTAERIALELKTKLSQWRQLVGVTVTTSSAMPSLDILEDIEMTLLALGYTNEEINQAISTLSQDNLMLKNTNTEEWIREAIAWLSQGTS; from the coding sequence GTGATTAGCTATCTTAAAGGCAACCCCGTCGAAATAATCAAGAATACTAACCAGCGAATTGTGCTGGTTTTAGACGTAAATCAGGTGGGATATGAAATACAAATACCCTCTCGAATGGCGCGACAATTATCCCAAGATAAACCCAAAATAATTCAAATCTTTACTCATCTACAAATTAGAGAAGATCAGCAAATTTTGTATGGTTTTTCAACAGCATCAGAACGAGAATTATTTCGTCAATTAATTAGTGTCAGTGGTATTGGCGCACAATTAGGTATAGCCTTAATTGACACATTAGGATTAGAAGAATTAGTGCAAGCCATTGTCACAGGAAATATTAGAATTTTATCCCAAACCCCAGGCGTAGGAAGAAAAACAGCCGAACGTATTGCCTTAGAATTAAAAACGAAACTATCTCAATGGCGGCAATTAGTTGGGGTAACAGTAACAACATCATCGGCGATGCCATCCTTAGACATTTTAGAAGATATTGAGATGACCTTATTAGCTTTAGGTTATACTAATGAAGAGATTAATCAAGCAATTTCTACCTTGAGTCAAGATAATCTGATGTTAAAAAATACCAATACAGAAGAATGGATTCGAGAGGCGATCGCTTGGTTAAGTCAAGGGACTTCTTAA
- a CDS encoding WcaI family glycosyltransferase, whose product MRILIYSYNYHPEPIGIAPLMTELAEGLAKRGHQVRVVTAMPWYPESEIAPDYRGKLYLTEKQNGVKIQRCFVWIRRKRNFKNRAFFEISFMVLSFLQALKGSRPDVIFLTIPGLPVCVPAAILGWLYRTPILLNLQDILPDAAIHVGLIRSKKMIRLFQWLERFAYRTATKISVISDGFTKNLLEKRVPENKIIEVPNWVDVNFIKPLPQENNYFRQENGLEGKFVVLYSGNIALTQPLEILIDAAIKLEHIPDLAVVIVGKEEALEGLERYCQRKKAHNVILRPFQPRHKLPEMLAAADIGMVMQKSNVISFNMPSKIQVLLASGRAIIASVPGEGTAARAIENSGGGIVVPPEDSDALAQAIEQLYSDPNLVISLGKQGRKYAEQYYDFEKTLDKYEDLLSLMSQPMKKQHQFL is encoded by the coding sequence ATGAGAATCCTCATTTATTCTTACAATTATCATCCAGAACCCATTGGTATTGCGCCTTTGATGACAGAATTAGCAGAAGGATTAGCAAAACGGGGACACCAAGTGAGGGTAGTCACGGCAATGCCTTGGTATCCAGAAAGTGAGATTGCGCCAGACTATCGAGGCAAGTTATATTTAACAGAAAAGCAGAATGGGGTAAAAATTCAACGTTGTTTTGTTTGGATTCGCCGTAAAAGAAATTTTAAGAATCGCGCTTTTTTTGAAATTAGCTTTATGGTTTTGAGTTTTTTACAAGCGTTAAAAGGCTCTCGTCCTGATGTAATTTTTTTAACGATTCCTGGCTTACCTGTTTGTGTTCCTGCGGCTATTTTGGGCTGGTTATATCGAACCCCTATTTTATTAAATTTACAAGATATTCTTCCTGATGCTGCGATTCATGTGGGATTAATTCGTAGTAAAAAAATGATTCGTCTCTTTCAGTGGTTAGAAAGATTTGCCTATCGTACTGCCACAAAAATTAGTGTTATTAGTGACGGATTTACTAAAAACCTCTTAGAAAAAAGAGTACCTGAAAATAAAATAATTGAAGTTCCCAATTGGGTGGATGTCAATTTTATTAAACCCCTTCCCCAAGAGAATAATTATTTTCGTCAAGAAAACGGGTTAGAAGGAAAATTTGTGGTTTTATATTCAGGCAATATTGCTTTAACACAACCCTTAGAAATTTTAATTGATGCCGCTATTAAATTAGAACATATTCCTGATTTGGCCGTGGTTATTGTGGGTAAGGAAGAAGCTTTAGAAGGCTTAGAGAGATATTGTCAAAGAAAAAAAGCTCATAATGTTATTTTACGACCCTTTCAACCCAGACATAAATTACCTGAAATGTTAGCCGCAGCTGATATAGGAATGGTGATGCAAAAAAGCAATGTTATTTCCTTTAATATGCCCTCAAAAATTCAAGTTTTATTAGCAAGTGGTCGCGCCATTATTGCCTCGGTTCCTGGGGAGGGAACGGCAGCAAGAGCGATTGAAAATAGTGGGGGAGGAATTGTAGTTCCCCCAGAAGATTCGGATGCTTTAGCACAAGCAATTGAGCAGCTTTACTCTGACCCCAATCTCGTCATTTCTTTAGGCAAACAAGGAAGAAAATATGCTGAACAATATTATGATTTTGAAAAAACTTTGGATAAATATGAAGACTTGTTATCATTAATGAGTCAGCCAATGAAAAAACAACATCAATTTTTATAG